One window of Sinorhizobium fredii NGR234 genomic DNA carries:
- a CDS encoding MarR family winged helix-turn-helix transcriptional regulator, with the protein MKTTFEVSDKLFELYHRVHRLVNESMTEEGVSLARSKFLFFLSKLGPCRSTDIACALNFAPRTVTEAIDGLERDRLVMRKPDPDDRRAKIVSITETGRAVLMAAEHPRKQLLEEIFSALDDEQLDQLYGIVGKLVDKTDEIRKRKEAEEEAEIAAAR; encoded by the coding sequence ATGAAGACGACATTCGAAGTCTCCGACAAACTGTTCGAACTCTACCATCGCGTCCATCGCCTGGTAAACGAGTCGATGACCGAGGAAGGTGTATCGCTTGCCCGAAGCAAATTCCTGTTCTTCCTGAGCAAGCTTGGCCCCTGCCGCTCCACCGACATCGCCTGTGCGCTGAACTTCGCCCCGAGAACCGTGACGGAGGCGATCGACGGGCTGGAGCGCGACCGGCTGGTGATGCGCAAGCCCGACCCGGACGACCGTCGCGCCAAGATCGTCTCGATAACCGAGACCGGCCGGGCCGTCCTGATGGCGGCGGAACATCCGCGCAAGCAGCTTCTCGAGGAAATCTTCTCGGCACTCGACGACGAGCAACTCGATCAGCTCTACGGCATCGTCGGCAAACTCGTCGACAAGACCGATGAAATCCGCAAACGCAAGGAAGCCGAGGAAGAGGCCGAAATCGCTGCCGCGCGGTAA